The sequence below is a genomic window from Humulus lupulus chromosome 3, drHumLupu1.1, whole genome shotgun sequence.
TATTTTTTCGGTATTAGAGTACTGACATTGTTGGCATCTCTATATTAGACCATATTTCTCTTGTTTTGGCCCTCTAAAGGAATATAATGGCACATCTTTTGTTGGTTTTTGGTACTCTTTTTCATCATATTCTAGCCAATGCTCTTCATCTAAGCAAAGAAGTGTTTATTGGTTAATAGTTATGTTGCTTGTCCTTTTAAGTTTGTCTTATTaactcctctttttttttttccttctaatcATGAAAAGAACTTCACTAGAAATTTCATGTGTAGGCTCTGGTGGACCATACAGATCAAGGGAGTGGAGCACTTCTCCAGTCAACTACTGCACCAAACTGGACTATTCATGTTTCAGATGTGAGAACAATCTTTTTTATTAGAATCTCAGTTGCTGCTTTTTTCTGCAAAAATTTCATCCATATAGTGTAACAATACCAATCCTTGAACTAGAAGAAGAGAAAGCagtaattttataaattatcatTTGTATTTCATATAAGGTCTTGTTATGAATGGAAGCTCAGAGTTTTGTGAAATGAAAGCctattttttctatttgaatATGTTCTGCTAGTTTGGTAGAAACTCGATATTGGTGTGAAAAAAATCCAGTTGAATCCAAGATCAGCAGTTATGGTCAGACCAAATAGCAAATAATTTTGTACTTCTTGATTATTTATGGGATTAAATAGAAAATTTCATTTCATTACTTTTCGCAGATAAGGACAGTTAAGGTTAGCAACATTTCTGTAGCTGTATCTGAAAGGGATATCAGAGAGTTCTTTTCGTTCTCTGGTGATCTTCAATATGTTGAAATGCAAAGGTCAGTATTTTTGAATTGAATGATTCGCATGTTATTGGGAACTCATCTAAAGAAAAGTTATATTTACCAGGGAATCAGAAACTACCCATATTGCCTATGTTACCTACAGGGATTCACAGGGAGCAGATACAGCCATTCTTTTGTCGGTATGATTGTTTACCAATAATAATGGATATAAATCTTCAAATTATAGATATCTGAACTAGCAATCTCTAATGTTTCATATTACAGAATACAAACGGTTAGAAAGAAAACAAATAAGATAAACTTGATGAAATTCTGCTTAAGCATTTCTTGTGTTTTAATGTATGGCGTTCACGCTTAGTTTTTTTAATATTCCCTTAAGAGGTTATGGAACCACACCTTTTTGAAGTGTAATTGGATGAATGATGTTCATTAACATTGCAAAGCTTTAAGCTTGAAATAGTCTTTTGTTATCAAGTGTGTCAATGTGattgtttttttgttttgtagGGAGCCGTTATAGCTAATCTTGCTGTTACCATCAAACCTGCTGAGAATTACATACTGCCACCTGAAGCTCTCCCATCAAACACAGTAAGTTCCACAGGTTCTGTAGGTGGCAATATTTAGTTAATATTGGGCCATAAATCCTATATTTCTTTATGTCTTGAGTCTTAAAAATCAAAGCAGAAAGAAAACACACCCATTTTATTAGTCTCACTTTCAAATAAAAATTGAACTTAATTGCAtacgtatttttttttaaaaattgtgaAGGAAAGAGACTCAGCTCTTAGCAGCCCTGCTGTGAAGAGGGCCGAAGATGTTGTCAGCAGTATGCTTGCCAAGGGTTTTATATTGGGAAAGGATGCTGTTAACAAAGCAAAAGCCTTGGATGAAAAACATCACTTGATATCGAACGCATCTGCCACAGTTGCTTCGATTGACAATAAGATTGGTCTGAGCGAAAAACTAAGCATGGGAAAGGCAGTGGTGAATGTCAAGGTGAGAGAGATGGACGAAAGGTACCAGGTATCCGAAAAGACGAAATCTGCCTTGGCAGCTGCTGAGCAGAAGGCAAGCAGTGCAGGATCTGCTATTATGAACAACCCTTATGTATTAACTGGAGCTTCCTGGGTTTCGAGTGCATTTAGTGCATTTGCAAAGGCAGCTGAAGATGTAAGCATGTTGACTAAGGAAAAGGTTGAAAAGGCTGAGGAGGAAAAAAAGGAGAGCATTTACAGGGAAAGAACAGGGATCATCAGTGACTTTGCTCTGATCCATCTAGACGAGGCCTCAGCAAAGGAACCTCCAACTGTTCCAGTTAATTCAGCTGATGACCACTAGCTTGGAATGATATGAttgttttgtattattattttttataactgCAAATGAATTCCTTATCAAttgttttatagttttttttatgcaatatatatacatatgttgcATGGAATTGTTTGTGGGTGTTAATACAGATATGTGTCAAATTTTTTGTTCGAATTTTCTCTATGCATTCATGTTTAGAGGTGTAAAAGTGTAAGTCCCTCTTGTCTGGCTATTGCAACGTTGTCTGGAGAATTCATGTAATATTGTTGACAAGTGTCAGTAGCTAGTGCTAGAGTTCTGTATGATATGCCAGGACTTTGTCTTACATGGAATTGTATCAATAAGCTTTTGGCATTTTGAAATCATATTACTTTGAAATATAGTTGGTAATGTACTCCAgttcattttttgttttattcCCACCTTAATTCTGTTATATCTGTACTAAATTATCTCAAAAGACCAGCGACTACATGACTAGTAATTGGTTGATTCATTTCAATTTATTGATGAATAAGCTCTTTGAAATGATGAGACGGTTAGTTGGAAAATATTTGCACTAAAACTCCAAATATAACCGCATGCTTAGGAGGCCAAAGATAACTGTACAATTAAGAGAGCCTAaggacaaagaaaaaaaaattgctttTTTTTACATAAGCTTCTCATTGCTACATAGTAGCAAACTTAAAAACAATGGTTGAATCAACCAAATTTAGGGTATTGGTTAAAAATAAGGACtgtgaatatgaatatgaatgtTTTCCAAAGTTTATGAGAAGTATTCATTCTATACTTACTTACAGTGAGAAAAAGAATCGAATTTTTTTGTTACCTATGAGATAATGATCAATTCTTGTAGAAAGGTCAACTTGGTCACCTTTCAACCTTGTATTATGATGAATGAGTCAGCGAGCAGAATGGGAATTGATGTTTATGATCCTTTTCCTGGTAGCTAATACAAGCTATCATATATACTTTAACAACCACTCGAGGCTCTGTGGAATTTCAACACAATCATCAGACCCCTCAAAAACTCAAGATCAAAATTACTGCCAAATTTTTTGTTGAAAGGTAAGGAAAGCTTTGGAACGAGTGATGTTTGAGTTCCAATCTAAAATCAGGGAATAAGATGACTGCTCGTACCTGTATGCATTCATATAAATCGTTGCATTCTGTTCTGATATGAGTCTGCAAAATCAAAAAATTAAATCAGCAcacaaattaaaaattacatttgaTATAAACGT
It includes:
- the LOC133824432 gene encoding binding partner of ACD11 1, with protein sequence MVTCDVGNTSSLVPKALVDHTDQGSGALLQSTTAPNWTIHVSDIRTVKVSNISVAVSERDIREFFSFSGDLQYVEMQRESETTHIAYVTYRDSQGADTAILLSGAVIANLAVTIKPAENYILPPEALPSNTERDSALSSPAVKRAEDVVSSMLAKGFILGKDAVNKAKALDEKHHLISNASATVASIDNKIGLSEKLSMGKAVVNVKVREMDERYQVSEKTKSALAAAEQKASSAGSAIMNNPYVLTGASWVSSAFSAFAKAAEDVSMLTKEKVEKAEEEKKESIYRERTGIISDFALIHLDEASAKEPPTVPVNSADDH